From Chitinophagales bacterium, the proteins below share one genomic window:
- a CDS encoding alpha-2-macroglobulin has protein sequence MHYRSLLQSTSQTVFIIIVLLLLNLALLFAFGNQWKTVTPVISYDTYEKLWREVDALESQGLTKSALEKVNTIYSIALKSDNAPQLVKSLIYTVKYKDVLEEGEGEKALEAFEKAISESKFPARNILESAAAELYWSYYQQNRWTFAERTQLSDQNGQGVATWDLPHIVQRATALYTASLLHADSLQQTAITPFAAILEEGNMPESLRPTLYDFLAHRALDFFTNEEAYVTLPAYKFEITGEEPFQPYEKFITLNFTTVDTTSGKYQALLILQHLLAFHSKEKNTAALIDADLKRFQLLRSNSVHDLKDSLYLSGLQQLENRFSNDSASGAVSFTIAQYFVEHSSNYQPPRITVGQFDKQTAMRYCDRVISKFPASAAADDCRALRSGILQKNISLTVESVNLPDEPFRALAEYQNTDSVYFRIIRNTPAMEERAQQADAEKMITEYLRQPVLQSWMQSFTDPGDYQSHAAEIKIPAMPLGNYIILCSSTAGFSLLDGGIAKAATTVSNIGYITKRYKDHYSVYVLHRESGKPLPKVEAKLLSQQYDQQSRSYRFREEGRYTTDQQGYFEIPATTGGRNFRIEFTTGEDKLLADDYFYLYRNNAVKEKITRTIFFTDRSVYRPGQAIHFKGIVLENENDKNILKSNFSSVVELIDVNGQKVSALDLVTNKFGSFQGTFTAPVNSLNGSMSIRNASGSVEVSVEEYKRPRFEVMFDTLQRSWRLKDTVKVVAMAKSFAGANIDGAAVSYRVVRQARFPIWYYGRKRVSSSQYTQAMEISSGTTVTDASGAFTISFPAIPDLKIPAAEKPQFDYRVIAEVADIMGETRSAETVVTIGYVSINVDAAIPENVSADSVSQIAIKSENLNGFFEPAQGTVVISHLVQPGRIFRERLWKRPDQFVMTKDVFYRLFPADVYDNEDDYTTWEKQLAVSSQTFNTAISGFITLPANLPAGKYELALQAQDRYGESVTVKKYFTVSGAKDKNLALPQSCWFSELPKEAEVGSIVPFQLGTSEKDIRVIFEVEAKNLQERKIILVKKGKQSLSLPVSEEMKGGVNINALTIRHGRVYSFSRTINVPYTDKELKLEFESFRNKLLPGQSEQWKIRISGYRGEAVAAEIVASLYDASLDAFKPHTWPFSIENIYYPFSNWEGGNCFGTHNAELYAPGWSASLSYHSPVYDRLNWFGYNMGYDYLRRSDILYAMPMMAEKAEDGDMEKRKEVADSNANAVQPGGKAAEQPASLIRKNLQETAFFFPQLQTDSTGVVIISFTIPEALTRWKLLGFAHTTDLQYGMITKELVTQKDFMVIPNAPRFFREGDQLSFTAKVTNLSNEDLSGTATLQLFDAISMRPVDAPFENSNPVIKFSAAKHQSSALTWTIKIPEGIEAVSYRVMATSGQQSDGEENILPVLSNRMLVTESLPLNISGNQSKSYSFTKLLQSGASSTIKNHKLTLEFTGNPAWYAVQALPYMMEYPYQCSEQTFNRFYANALASSIVKSTPRIQQVFDTWKNLPTDAFLSNLEKNQELKTMMLQETPWVMQANDESDSKKRIALLFEMNRMSGEMDAALSKLEQLQMTNGGWSWFAGGPDDRYITQYIVTGIGHLQRLNALKENDRTQRMLSLAVPYLDERIKEEYEELLRHHVKPDQNNFSYLTAQYLYARSFFTDMAVSAANKKAFDYYQSQAQQYWMKQGIYAQGMVALALFRMNDKKTPAAIIRSLKENSITQEELGMYWKSNSGGYYWHQAPIETQALLIEAFDEITGDAVSVDNMKSFLLKQKQTNNWKTTKATAEAVYALLLRGSSWLDAQPAITVSLGKTIVDLSSQSSEAGTGYYKYSWQEKDIQPQMGEIKVSRKGPNGISWGAVYWQYFEQLDKITPSTNGISTPLSLQKKLFIQRNTAAGPVLESVTAATRLKPGDLVKVRIELHADRDMEYVHMKDQRAACFEPINVLSDYSWQDGLGYYEETKDASTNFFFNHLPKGTYVFEYPLRVQLKGDFSNGITTVQCMYAPEFTNHSEGVRVVIN, from the coding sequence ATGCATTACCGTTCACTGCTTCAGTCAACTTCGCAAACTGTATTTATCATCATTGTCCTGTTATTGCTTAACCTGGCATTACTGTTTGCTTTTGGAAACCAATGGAAAACCGTAACACCTGTGATCAGCTATGATACATATGAAAAATTATGGAGGGAAGTGGACGCGCTCGAATCACAGGGACTGACCAAATCGGCTTTGGAAAAAGTAAATACCATCTATTCGATAGCCTTGAAATCGGATAATGCACCACAATTGGTAAAGTCGCTGATCTATACGGTAAAATATAAAGACGTGCTGGAAGAAGGAGAAGGTGAAAAAGCCCTGGAGGCATTTGAAAAGGCCATCAGCGAAAGCAAGTTTCCCGCCAGGAATATTCTTGAATCTGCCGCGGCAGAACTGTACTGGAGCTATTACCAGCAAAATCGCTGGACGTTTGCAGAACGGACACAGCTGTCAGATCAAAACGGGCAAGGAGTGGCAACCTGGGACCTTCCGCATATTGTACAACGGGCTACAGCGTTGTACACCGCATCGTTGCTGCATGCTGACTCTTTACAGCAGACTGCCATCACACCATTTGCTGCGATTTTGGAAGAAGGCAATATGCCGGAATCTTTGCGTCCTACCTTGTATGACTTTCTCGCTCACCGTGCACTGGATTTTTTTACCAATGAAGAAGCTTATGTTACGCTGCCCGCCTATAAGTTTGAAATCACCGGTGAAGAACCCTTCCAGCCCTATGAAAAATTTATCACACTCAACTTTACCACCGTTGATACCACATCCGGAAAATACCAGGCGCTGCTCATTCTGCAACATTTGCTTGCTTTTCACAGTAAAGAAAAAAATACGGCTGCGCTGATTGATGCCGACCTCAAGCGATTTCAGTTGCTGCGATCAAATAGTGTACATGATCTTAAAGATTCTCTTTACCTGAGCGGTTTGCAACAACTGGAAAACCGCTTTTCCAATGATTCGGCAAGTGGTGCTGTTTCTTTTACCATTGCCCAATACTTTGTTGAACACAGCAGCAACTATCAGCCGCCGCGTATCACGGTTGGTCAATTTGACAAGCAAACGGCAATGCGCTACTGTGACAGGGTAATATCAAAATTCCCTGCATCGGCAGCGGCAGATGACTGCCGTGCTTTGCGTTCGGGCATACTGCAGAAAAATATTTCGCTCACCGTCGAAAGCGTGAACCTGCCGGACGAACCTTTCCGCGCCCTGGCTGAATATCAAAACACTGACTCCGTTTATTTCAGGATCATACGCAACACGCCGGCAATGGAAGAACGGGCACAGCAAGCTGATGCGGAGAAAATGATAACGGAATACCTCCGGCAGCCCGTGCTGCAATCGTGGATGCAATCATTTACTGATCCGGGAGATTATCAATCACATGCTGCGGAAATAAAGATACCCGCAATGCCATTGGGCAACTACATCATATTATGCTCTTCCACTGCCGGTTTTTCTTTGCTGGATGGAGGTATTGCTAAAGCCGCTACCACTGTTTCCAACATCGGATATATCACGAAGCGATACAAGGATCATTACAGTGTATATGTTTTGCACCGTGAATCAGGAAAGCCATTGCCCAAGGTGGAGGCAAAGCTTTTATCGCAACAGTATGATCAGCAAAGCCGTAGTTACCGGTTCCGCGAGGAAGGCCGTTATACTACTGATCAACAAGGTTATTTTGAAATTCCTGCAACAACAGGCGGTCGTAATTTCAGGATTGAATTTACAACTGGCGAGGATAAACTTTTGGCAGATGACTATTTCTATCTCTACCGCAACAACGCAGTTAAAGAGAAAATTACCCGCACCATCTTTTTTACAGACCGGTCTGTTTACCGTCCCGGACAGGCAATTCATTTCAAAGGTATCGTGCTCGAAAATGAAAACGATAAGAACATATTGAAATCAAACTTCAGTTCTGTTGTGGAGCTGATAGATGTGAATGGCCAAAAAGTGAGCGCACTCGACCTCGTGACAAATAAATTCGGCAGCTTCCAGGGAACATTCACCGCGCCTGTAAATAGCCTCAATGGCAGCATGAGCATTCGCAATGCATCCGGCAGCGTTGAAGTTTCCGTTGAAGAGTATAAGCGGCCAAGGTTCGAAGTAATGTTTGATACGCTGCAAAGAAGCTGGCGACTGAAGGACACTGTAAAAGTGGTTGCAATGGCAAAATCATTTGCAGGCGCCAACATAGATGGAGCAGCGGTAAGTTACCGTGTCGTGCGGCAAGCCAGGTTTCCAATATGGTACTATGGCCGTAAACGTGTAAGCTCCAGCCAGTATACACAAGCGATGGAGATTAGCAGCGGCACCACCGTTACCGACGCCAGCGGCGCCTTCACCATCTCCTTCCCTGCCATTCCTGATCTGAAAATTCCTGCTGCTGAAAAGCCACAGTTTGATTACCGAGTGATAGCCGAAGTGGCAGACATCATGGGAGAAACACGCAGCGCGGAAACAGTGGTTACCATTGGCTATGTTTCCATCAATGTTGATGCAGCAATTCCTGAAAATGTTTCCGCTGATTCGGTCAGTCAAATTGCGATTAAAAGCGAAAATCTGAATGGTTTCTTTGAACCGGCGCAGGGCACTGTTGTCATCTCGCATTTGGTGCAGCCAGGCAGAATATTCCGCGAAAGGTTGTGGAAACGGCCCGATCAGTTTGTGATGACCAAAGATGTATTCTACCGCCTGTTTCCAGCGGATGTTTACGACAATGAAGATGACTACACAACCTGGGAGAAACAACTTGCCGTATCATCGCAAACTTTCAATACTGCCATTTCAGGATTCATAACGCTGCCGGCAAATCTACCGGCCGGCAAATACGAGCTGGCTTTACAGGCACAGGACCGTTATGGTGAATCTGTCACGGTGAAGAAATATTTTACCGTGTCAGGTGCCAAAGATAAAAACCTTGCCCTGCCGCAGTCGTGCTGGTTTTCAGAATTGCCGAAAGAAGCTGAGGTAGGAAGTATTGTACCGTTTCAGCTTGGCACATCAGAAAAAGATATCCGCGTGATCTTCGAGGTGGAGGCAAAAAATCTGCAGGAACGAAAAATTATCCTGGTGAAGAAAGGCAAGCAATCGCTCTCGCTGCCGGTATCGGAGGAGATGAAGGGCGGTGTGAACATCAATGCCCTCACCATCAGGCATGGAAGAGTGTATTCATTCAGCAGGACCATTAATGTACCTTATACCGATAAGGAACTTAAACTTGAGTTTGAATCTTTCCGCAACAAATTATTACCCGGACAAAGCGAACAGTGGAAAATCAGGATTTCCGGTTACCGCGGAGAAGCTGTGGCTGCAGAAATTGTAGCCTCATTGTATGACGCATCGCTTGATGCCTTCAAACCGCATACATGGCCCTTCAGTATAGAAAATATTTATTACCCCTTTTCCAATTGGGAAGGCGGTAATTGTTTCGGGACGCATAATGCTGAGTTGTATGCTCCCGGCTGGTCAGCTTCTCTTTCTTATCACTCGCCGGTTTACGACCGGCTGAACTGGTTTGGATATAATATGGGATATGACTACCTGCGGCGCTCCGATATTCTTTATGCTATGCCGATGATGGCGGAAAAAGCGGAAGACGGCGACATGGAAAAAAGGAAGGAGGTCGCCGATTCAAATGCCAATGCCGTTCAACCGGGCGGGAAGGCGGCGGAACAACCTGCTTCCCTCATCAGGAAAAATCTGCAGGAGACGGCATTCTTCTTTCCACAACTGCAAACCGACTCCACCGGCGTTGTCATCATCAGCTTCACCATACCCGAAGCCCTTACACGATGGAAACTGCTGGGCTTTGCACACACCACTGACTTGCAGTATGGCATGATCACCAAGGAACTGGTCACGCAGAAAGACTTTATGGTGATTCCGAACGCACCCAGATTTTTCCGCGAAGGCGATCAGCTATCCTTTACCGCTAAGGTTACCAATCTTTCAAACGAAGATCTGAGTGGTACAGCCACCCTGCAACTGTTTGATGCAATCAGCATGCGGCCTGTGGACGCACCATTTGAAAACAGCAATCCTGTAATAAAATTCAGCGCAGCAAAACATCAAAGCAGCGCGTTAACGTGGACAATCAAAATCCCTGAAGGAATAGAAGCTGTTAGCTATAGGGTAATGGCAACATCCGGGCAGCAATCAGATGGTGAAGAAAATATATTACCCGTATTATCGAACCGCATGCTTGTTACGGAAAGTCTGCCATTGAACATCAGCGGTAATCAAAGCAAAAGCTATTCCTTTACTAAACTTCTTCAATCAGGTGCTTCTTCCACCATCAAAAATCACAAGCTCACCCTTGAATTCACCGGTAACCCGGCCTGGTATGCGGTGCAGGCATTACCGTATATGATGGAATATCCTTATCAATGTTCAGAACAAACATTCAACCGATTCTATGCCAATGCGCTGGCAAGCAGTATCGTAAAGAGCACTCCGCGGATACAGCAGGTATTTGATACGTGGAAAAATCTGCCCACTGATGCTTTCCTTTCGAACCTAGAAAAAAACCAGGAGCTGAAAACAATGATGCTGCAGGAAACACCGTGGGTGATGCAGGCAAATGATGAATCTGATAGCAAAAAGAGGATTGCCCTCCTTTTTGAAATGAATAGGATGAGCGGGGAAATGGATGCAGCGTTATCAAAGCTTGAACAATTGCAGATGACCAATGGTGGCTGGTCGTGGTTTGCAGGCGGGCCCGATGATCGTTATATCACACAATATATTGTAACCGGCATAGGCCATTTGCAACGCCTCAACGCCCTGAAGGAAAATGACCGGACGCAACGCATGTTGTCGCTGGCTGTTCCATATCTTGATGAAAGGATAAAGGAAGAATATGAAGAGCTGCTCCGTCATCATGTTAAACCGGATCAGAATAATTTCAGCTATCTCACTGCACAGTATTTGTATGCACGCAGCTTTTTTACCGACATGGCCGTGAGCGCGGCAAACAAAAAGGCTTTCGATTACTATCAGTCGCAGGCACAGCAGTATTGGATGAAGCAAGGCATTTATGCGCAGGGTATGGTGGCACTCGCCCTCTTCAGAATGAATGATAAAAAAACACCTGCTGCCATTATCAGGTCGCTTAAAGAAAACTCCATTACGCAGGAAGAACTCGGTATGTATTGGAAAAGCAACAGTGGCGGTTATTACTGGCACCAGGCACCCATTGAAACACAGGCATTACTCATTGAAGCATTCGATGAAATTACCGGAGATGCCGTTTCGGTTGATAACATGAAAAGCTTCCTACTGAAACAAAAACAAACCAATAACTGGAAAACAACGAAAGCAACAGCCGAAGCCGTCTATGCATTGCTGCTTCGCGGAAGTTCATGGCTGGATGCACAACCTGCCATCACCGTATCGCTTGGCAAAACGATCGTTGACCTGTCATCGCAGTCTTCCGAAGCCGGCACCGGATATTATAAATACAGTTGGCAGGAAAAAGATATTCAACCGCAGATGGGCGAAATAAAAGTGTCGCGCAAAGGGCCGAATGGAATCAGCTGGGGTGCTGTGTACTGGCAGTATTTTGAGCAGCTCGATAAGATCACTCCATCCACGAATGGCATTAGCACACCGCTTTCACTGCAAAAGAAATTATTTATACAACGCAATACGGCTGCCGGCCCCGTACTTGAATCAGTTACCGCAGCAACACGCCTGAAGCCCGGCGACCTGGTAAAGGTGCGCATCGAACTCCATGCAGACCGCGATATGGAGTACGTGCACATGAAAGATCAGCGTGCTGCATGTTTCGAACCCATCAATGTGCTGAGTGATTACAGTTGGCAGGATGGATTGGGATATTATGAAGAGACGAAAGATGCCAGCACCAATTTCTTCTTCAACCATTTACCGAAAGGCACTTATGTATTTGAATATCCATTGCGCGTACAGCTGAAGGGCGATTTTTCCAATGGCATCACTACCGTTCAATGCATGTATGCTCCTGAATTTACAAATCATTCGGAAGGTGTAAGGGTGGTAATAAACTGA
- a CDS encoding peptide MFS transporter: protein MPETAIKRGHPKALYILFFTEMWERFGYYLMVGIFLLYLIDPTGSGGKGLDNANAADIVGSFIALVYLTPFIGGLIADRFLGYRKSIMIGGSLMAIGYLGMSMQGDLAMYISLLFIIVGNGFFKPNISTLLGNIYTEEELKPRKDAAYGIFYMGINIGAFFCNFVAAYLRNYYGWGYAFAAAGVGMILALIIFGLNYKDQHIVSGDVKKPLQKEDMPISKIMTSVFLPAILAGILGWNISAILGNTIFGTKSNDAFMFACVPIIIFYGGLLIRASKEDKRGLGALLAFFSVSIVFWVIYNQNSTALTIWADTYTDRSMSESGVAWTKPFGMLQTVTSDSVQVTKVDQYFAAVLDEKGNTIQTKGVDQYLLNLPKEQWPAKGTEQKLLSPELFQSINPFFIVFFTPLIAVWFFGWLRKRKKEPSTPAKIGIGMVVAGLSSLMMVFAVMSTNIYENKSHMLWLIGTYAIFTIGELLISPIGLSMVSKLAPPRLTALMMGAWFLINSIAGKISGLMATFWDKFPDKKDYFLILFVAAMIAAVILFSMVKWLREVVREKTGMD, encoded by the coding sequence ATGCCTGAAACTGCCATTAAAAGGGGACATCCCAAAGCACTGTACATTTTATTTTTTACCGAGATGTGGGAACGTTTTGGTTATTACCTGATGGTTGGGATATTCCTTTTATACCTGATCGATCCTACGGGAAGCGGCGGTAAAGGGCTTGACAATGCCAACGCTGCAGACATCGTTGGTTCCTTCATCGCATTGGTGTATCTCACCCCATTCATCGGCGGACTGATCGCAGACCGTTTTCTCGGCTACCGTAAATCCATTATGATTGGCGGCTCGCTGATGGCAATTGGCTACCTCGGAATGTCGATGCAGGGTGACCTGGCCATGTACATTTCACTCTTGTTTATTATTGTAGGCAACGGATTTTTTAAACCCAACATCTCCACGTTGCTGGGTAACATTTATACGGAAGAGGAGCTGAAACCAAGAAAGGATGCAGCTTATGGAATATTCTACATGGGGATTAATATCGGAGCATTCTTCTGCAACTTCGTGGCAGCGTACCTGCGTAACTACTACGGATGGGGTTATGCATTTGCTGCGGCCGGAGTAGGTATGATACTGGCGCTGATCATTTTCGGGCTCAACTATAAAGATCAGCATATAGTGAGTGGAGATGTCAAAAAGCCATTACAAAAGGAAGATATGCCGATCAGCAAAATCATGACTTCTGTTTTTCTCCCGGCTATTCTCGCCGGTATACTCGGGTGGAACATCAGTGCCATCCTCGGTAATACCATATTCGGCACAAAATCAAATGATGCATTTATGTTTGCCTGTGTACCGATCATCATTTTTTATGGCGGACTGCTGATACGTGCGTCTAAGGAAGATAAGCGCGGCCTCGGAGCATTGCTGGCTTTCTTCTCCGTATCTATCGTTTTTTGGGTCATTTATAATCAAAACAGTACGGCGCTTACGATTTGGGCTGATACTTATACTGACAGGAGTATGTCTGAATCAGGTGTAGCCTGGACCAAGCCATTTGGCATGTTACAGACGGTAACTTCCGACTCTGTGCAAGTCACCAAAGTAGATCAATATTTTGCGGCCGTGCTCGATGAAAAAGGAAACACGATTCAGACAAAAGGGGTTGATCAGTATCTATTGAACCTTCCGAAAGAACAATGGCCCGCAAAAGGGACAGAACAAAAACTGCTCTCACCTGAATTGTTCCAGTCTATCAATCCGTTTTTCATCGTATTTTTTACACCGCTTATCGCCGTTTGGTTTTTCGGATGGTTGCGGAAAAGAAAGAAGGAACCTTCTACACCGGCCAAAATTGGTATTGGCATGGTCGTGGCCGGACTTTCATCGCTGATGATGGTGTTTGCAGTAATGTCAACCAATATTTACGAGAATAAATCACACATGCTTTGGCTGATAGGAACCTATGCCATCTTCACCATTGGCGAATTGTTGATCAGCCCGATCGGCTTGTCGATGGTTTCAAAGCTGGCACCGCCGCGACTCACTGCACTGATGATGGGTGCATGGTTCCTTATTAATTCCATCGCCGGTAAAATATCAGGGCTCATGGCCACCTTCTGGGATAAGTTTCCTGATAAGAAAGACTACTTCCTCATCCTGTTTGTTGCTGCCATGATTGCCGCAGTCATTCTTTTCAGCATGGTTAAATGGCTGCGTGAAGTGGTGCGGGAAAAGACAGGAATGGATTAG
- a CDS encoding PKD domain-containing protein, giving the protein MKYFTSPVATCCLFVLLSTQLLHAMDYPTSVTPSGQLRFIENKRQWDDKILYNAKVWAGDLFLEKNTFTYYFFNPDDLKKVHHQHDTSRFTIHAHAFKEIFVDANPDVITSAASPSSGFYNYFIGNDPSRWATGVRDYAQVTYDELYKGIDMNVYAFGPNLKYDLVVEPYADAGQIQIQYVGADQLTLQGGNLLISTSVGNFTEQKPYAYQVVNGFKHEVACKFQLKGDLLTFSINKNYDHTLPLIIDPTLIFSTYTGSSADNFGFTATYDASGAMYLGGLVHSAGYPVSTGAIQINYGGGINNTSQYASDMGITKISAAGNAMIWSTYLGGGSNETPHSLFVDNNGNLLIYGRTYSNNFPAVAGSYDVVANGAADIVVSKINAAGNALLASTYIGGSGDDGVNYNASEPVQGKLKVNYGDDARGEIIADENNNVYVATCTRSSNFPVTAGAFQPGSGGAQDGCVFKLSADLSTLLWSSYLGGNDEDACYSLDVYNNEVYTCGGTMSTDFPSTALALHSNYLGGTSDGFVAHINSTGTALLQSSFIGTPSADQVYFIKLDKSANAYFFGQTAGNYPVSGGVYSNANSGQFIHKLDPTLATTVYSTVFGNGNGAPNISPTAFLVDTCENIYISGWGGDVFSGWPQFSMNMLNMPLTLNAMQATTDGNDFYLAVFKKNMTQLMYATYFGGYSAPGSDLATEHVDGGTSRFDKNGIVYQAVCAGCGGTSLTPTTTGALSEVNGSFNCNELGFKMEINLFVVTADLAAFPTATGCVPLNVSFTNNSVNASDYFWDFGDGFTSTETTPTHVFTDTGTFQVMLIATDPTACVPVDTAYTTVVVYNTTVNASFNTTLTDYCDSLKVDFNASTTGIITSFFWDFGDGTSATGQNTSHTYTVPGAYTASLIVSDPLSCNQFDTIEQVIDYTHVLIAELSNTDFFGCPPFTVNFSNTGYGGITFSWVFGDGQSSAEQNPTHTYSTPGTYEGMLVIGDPAACNVFDTAFFTVTVLPYPPDAAFTADPTVVQDYVSEVHFFNQSTGASFYNWDFGDGTGSTDENPTHTYLLSGDYLACLTANNDGGCPDQVCTFITVRLIPVVDVPNAFSPNGDGQNDVLYVRGQDVKTLGFKVFNRWGELVFETNNINNGWNGVYKGVLQEMEVYVWTLTATFSDGKAAVKSGNVTLLR; this is encoded by the coding sequence ATGAAGTATTTTACATCGCCGGTGGCAACTTGCTGTTTATTCGTGTTACTATCAACACAGCTGCTGCATGCCATGGATTATCCGACATCGGTGACTCCTTCAGGTCAGTTGCGGTTCATAGAAAACAAAAGACAATGGGATGATAAGATACTTTATAACGCCAAAGTATGGGCCGGTGATCTTTTCCTCGAAAAAAACACTTTTACTTATTACTTCTTTAATCCCGATGATCTCAAAAAAGTGCATCATCAGCATGATACGTCCCGGTTCACCATCCATGCACATGCCTTTAAGGAAATATTCGTGGATGCAAATCCTGATGTGATCACCTCAGCTGCTTCCCCTTCTTCCGGCTTTTATAACTATTTCATTGGCAACGATCCTTCCCGCTGGGCCACAGGTGTGAGAGATTATGCACAGGTAACTTATGATGAACTCTATAAAGGCATTGACATGAATGTGTATGCCTTCGGTCCCAACCTGAAATATGACCTGGTGGTTGAACCGTATGCAGATGCCGGGCAAATACAGATACAATATGTGGGTGCCGACCAGCTAACGCTGCAGGGCGGAAATCTGTTGATAAGCACTTCCGTCGGCAATTTCACAGAGCAAAAACCTTATGCATACCAGGTAGTGAATGGATTTAAACATGAAGTCGCCTGCAAGTTTCAACTGAAAGGAGATCTCCTGACTTTCAGCATCAACAAGAATTATGATCACACGCTTCCGCTAATCATCGACCCGACCCTGATTTTCTCCACCTATACCGGCAGTTCAGCTGATAACTTTGGATTTACCGCCACATATGATGCATCCGGCGCCATGTACCTCGGCGGACTGGTGCACAGCGCCGGTTACCCGGTTAGCACAGGCGCCATTCAGATTAACTATGGTGGCGGCATCAATAACACCTCGCAATATGCCAGCGACATGGGCATTACCAAAATCTCAGCGGCAGGCAATGCGATGATCTGGTCAACGTACCTCGGCGGCGGCAGCAATGAAACGCCGCACAGCTTGTTTGTAGATAACAATGGCAACCTGTTGATCTACGGAAGAACCTATTCAAACAACTTTCCTGCCGTTGCAGGTTCATACGATGTAGTCGCCAACGGTGCCGCCGACATCGTGGTATCAAAAATTAATGCTGCCGGTAATGCACTGCTGGCCAGCACTTATATTGGCGGAAGCGGAGATGATGGTGTGAATTATAATGCATCAGAACCGGTGCAGGGAAAGCTGAAAGTGAATTACGGCGATGATGCCCGCGGTGAAATTATTGCCGATGAAAACAACAATGTATATGTTGCCACCTGCACCAGGTCTTCCAACTTCCCGGTAACAGCCGGCGCCTTTCAGCCAGGCAGCGGTGGCGCTCAGGATGGATGCGTATTCAAGCTGAGCGCTGATCTTTCAACCCTCTTATGGTCTTCCTATCTTGGCGGCAATGATGAAGATGCCTGCTATTCACTCGATGTTTACAACAACGAAGTATATACATGCGGCGGAACCATGAGCACCGATTTCCCGTCAACAGCACTCGCTTTGCACAGCAATTACCTGGGTGGCACCTCTGACGGATTTGTGGCGCACATCAATAGTACCGGCACCGCTTTGTTACAATCTTCTTTTATAGGTACACCGTCTGCAGACCAGGTCTATTTTATCAAGCTTGACAAGTCGGCCAATGCTTATTTTTTCGGGCAGACTGCAGGTAACTATCCTGTTTCGGGCGGAGTTTACAGCAATGCCAACAGCGGACAGTTCATTCATAAACTGGATCCAACTTTGGCAACAACTGTTTACTCCACTGTTTTTGGAAACGGCAACGGCGCACCCAATATATCGCCTACCGCATTCCTTGTTGACACATGCGAAAATATTTATATCTCCGGCTGGGGCGGTGATGTATTCAGCGGATGGCCGCAGTTTTCAATGAATATGCTCAACATGCCACTCACCCTGAATGCCATGCAAGCCACTACTGACGGTAATGATTTCTATCTCGCCGTGTTTAAAAAGAATATGACGCAGCTGATGTATGCCACCTACTTCGGAGGTTACAGTGCGCCCGGCAGTGACCTGGCAACAGAACATGTAGATGGCGGCACCAGCAGGTTTGATAAAAACGGAATCGTTTACCAGGCCGTTTGCGCAGGATGCGGCGGAACTTCACTTACACCCACCACCACCGGAGCACTCAGTGAAGTGAACGGCAGCTTCAATTGTAATGAGCTCGGTTTCAAGATGGAGATTAATTTATTTGTCGTTACCGCCGACCTCGCCGCTTTTCCAACAGCCACCGGTTGTGTTCCGCTCAACGTGAGCTTCACCAACAACAGCGTGAATGCTTCGGATTATTTCTGGGATTTTGGCGATGGGTTTACTTCTACCGAAACTACGCCAACACATGTTTTCACCGATACCGGAACATTCCAGGTGATGCTGATAGCAACGGATCCTACGGCCTGTGTGCCGGTGGATACCGCTTACACTACCGTGGTCGTTTACAATACTACCGTGAATGCCAGCTTCAACACAACACTTACCGACTATTGCGACTCATTGAAAGTAGATTTCAATGCTTCCACCACGGGCATCATCACTTCTTTTTTCTGGGATTTTGGAGACGGCACGAGTGCCACCGGTCAAAACACCAGTCATACTTATACTGTGCCCGGCGCGTACACTGCTTCACTCATCGTAAGCGATCCTTTATCCTGCAACCAGTTTGATACCATTGAACAGGTGATTGACTACACGCATGTATTGATTGCGGAACTCAGCAATACTGACTTTTTCGGTTGCCCGCCGTTCACTGTCAATTTCTCAAACACCGGTTACGGTGGTATTACATTCTCATGGGTTTTTGGTGACGGGCAGTCATCGGCTGAGCAGAATCCAACACATACTTATAGTACGCCGGGAACATATGAAGGTATGCTTGTGATCGGCGATCCTGCGGCATGCAATGTTTTTGATACTGCATTTTTCACGGTTACTGTTTTACCTTATCCGCCTGATGCAGCTTTCACGGCCGACCCAACCGTAGTCCAGGATTATGTTTCTGAAGTACATTTCTTCAACCAGTCCACCGGTGCATCATTCTACAACTGGGATTTTGGCGATGGCACCGGCAGCACCGATGAAAATCCGACACATACCTATTTGTTGAGCGGCGATTATCTCGCATGCCTTACGGCCAATAACGATGGTGGCTGCCCTGACCAGGTTTGTACTTTCATCACGGTAAGACTCATTCCGGTGGTGGATGTGCCGAATGCGTTTTCGCCAAATGGTGACGGGCAAAATGATGTACTCTATGTGCGCGGGCAAGATGTAAAAACACTTGGCTTCAAGGTATTTAACCGTTGGGGGGAATTGGTTTTCGAAACGAATAATATCAATAATGGCTGGAATGGTGTGTATAAGGGAGTGTTGCAGGAAATGGAAGTGTATGTGTGGACTTTAACAGCAACATT